One Diadema setosum chromosome 8, eeDiaSeto1, whole genome shotgun sequence genomic window carries:
- the LOC140232090 gene encoding 5-hydroxytryptamine receptor 1D-like has product MIPHTQDSPMRCFNVSVIAQQSVPLHAEANSTKGSATDPDQWYTVRMSLAVVISLISAGGVLGNVLVIASVCLSRKLRTVTNVFVTNLSITDLITCLTMPVQVAALLDDSYFGSALPKSLCVLVGGSNYTLTATSVFTLVLIAFNRWSLVTRSKSMYVKTFTPRRNAFFLSFVWISPIVIMIIVDRSGLSKAGYSSMYRLCTLNIAKYGIAGYAQAGGLAVLCFLVIAVFYALIYRHVSKRKRRLHSCNGSRVSSVQNLESCESDSSVARLPKIMTKTQRAETRVTINMFIIVCAFLVCIVPFSISILIPVRRHAYIYTFIPLFLNSAINPLIYANMHPIFRHVFVCLLQGKYNEIPEPSSLLRRLCLTSKGGLY; this is encoded by the coding sequence ATGATCCCCCACACTCAGGATTCACCAATGAGGTGCTTTAACGTCTCTGTGATCGCCCAGCAGTCAGTTCCATTACATGCCGAAGCGAATTCGACCAAGGGTTCGGCTACTGACCCGGACCAATGGTACACAGTGCGAATGTCACTCGCTGTCGTGATCTCGCTGATAAGCGCTGGGGGCGTCCTTGGGAACGTGCTCGTCATCGCCAGCGTCTGCCTGTCGCGGAAACTTCGCACCGTCACAAACGTCTTTGTCACAAATCTGAGCATCACCGATCTCATCACATGCCTAACAATGCCGGTGCAAGTTGCAGCTTTGCTGGATGACAGTTATTTCGGGAGCGCGCTCCCGAAATCGCTCTGCGTGCTTGTTGGAGGTTCGAACTACACACTAACAGCCACAAGTGTTTTCACTCTAGTGCTCATTGCCTTTAATCGTTGGTCACTCGTCACGCGCTCCAAATCGATGTACGTGAAAACATTCACTCCCAGGAGGAATGCCTTTTTCTTATCGTTCGTATGGATCAGCCCTATCGTCATCATGATTATCGTGGACAGGAGCGGACTAAGTAAAGCTGGCTACTCCAGTATGTACAGGCTTTGCACGCTTAACATCGCCAAGTATGGGATCGCTGGCTACGCTCAGGCAGGTGGGCTGGCTGTCCTCTGTTTCTTGGTCATAGCAGTCTTCTACGCCCTAATCTACCGCCACGTGAGCAAACGAAAGAGAAGGCTACATAGTTGCAACGGAAGTAGAGTCTCTTCAGTGCAGAACCTGGAGAGTTGCGAGAGTGACTCGTCGGTAGCCAGACTTCCGAAGATCATGACGAAGACGCAACGCGCCGAAACTAGAGTGACGATCAATATGTTTATCATCGTCTGCGCCTTTCTCGTCTGCATCGTTCCGTTCTCTATAAGCATTCTCATCCCGGTCCGTCGGCACGCCTACATCTACACATTCATTCCGTTGTTTCTGAACAGCGCCATCAATCCGCTCATCTATGCCAACATGCATCCCATTTTCCGCcacgtgtttgtgtgtttgcttcaAGGAAAATACAACGAAATTCCTGAGCCTTCGAGTCTGCTGAGACGCTTGTGCCTTACTTCCAAGGGAGGTTTATACTGA